Proteins from one Streptococcus mitis B6 genomic window:
- the pepF gene encoding oligoendopeptidase F has translation MVLQRHEINEKDTWDLSTIYPTDQAWEEALKELTEQLETVAQYEGHLLDSADSLLEITEFSLEMERQMEKLYVYAHMKNDQDTREAKYQEYYAKAMTLYSQLDQAFSFYEPEFMEISEEQYADFLEAQPKLQLYQHYFDKLLQGKEHVLSQREEELLAGAGEIFGSASETFAILDNADIVFPFVKDEDGNEVQLSHGVYMRLMESKNREVRRGAYQALYATYEQFQHTYAKTLQTNVKVQNYRAKVRNYKSARHAALADNFVPESVYDNLVVAVRKHLPLLHRYLELRSKILGISDLKMYDVYTPLSSVEYSFTYQEALKKAEEALAVLGEDYLSRVKRAFSERWIDVYENQGKRSGAYSGGSYDTNAFMLLNWQDNLDNLFTLVHETGHSMHSSYTRETQPYVYGDYSIFLAEIASTTNENILTEKLLEEVEDDATRFAILNNFLDGFRGTVFRQTQFAEFEHAIHQADQNGEVLTSDFLNKLYADLNQEYYGLSKEDNPEIQYEWARIPHFYYNYYVYQYSTGFAAASALAEKIVHGSQEDRDRYIDYLKAGKSDYPLNVMRKAGVDMEKEDYLNDAFAVFERRLNEFEALVEKLGLA, from the coding sequence ATGGTATTACAAAGACATGAAATAAATGAAAAAGATACATGGGATCTATCAACGATTTACCCAACTGACCAGGCTTGGGAAGAAGCCTTAAAAGAGTTAACAGAACAATTGGAGACAGTAGCCCAGTATGAAGGCCATCTCTTGGATAGTGCGGATAGCCTACTCGAAATTACTGAATTTTCTCTTGAGATGGAACGCCAAATGGAGAAGCTTTACGTTTATGCTCATATGAAAAATGACCAGGACACTCGTGAAGCCAAGTATCAAGAGTACTACGCTAAGGCAATGACACTTTACAGCCAGCTAGACCAAGCCTTTTCATTCTATGAACCTGAATTTATGGAAATCAGTGAAGAGCAGTATGCTGACTTTTTAGAAGCTCAACCAAAATTGCAGCTTTATCAACACTATTTTGACAAGCTTTTACAAGGCAAGGAACACGTTCTATCACAACGAGAAGAAGAATTATTAGCTGGAGCTGGTGAAATCTTTGGTTCGGCAAGTGAAACCTTCGCTATTTTAGATAATGCAGATATCGTCTTTCCATTTGTTAAAGATGAAGATGGTAACGAGGTACAATTATCACATGGCGTTTATATGCGGTTGATGGAGTCTAAAAATCGTGAGGTGCGTCGTGGTGCCTATCAAGCTCTTTATGCGACTTATGAACAATTCCAACATACCTATGCTAAAACCTTGCAAACCAATGTTAAGGTGCAAAACTACCGTGCCAAGGTTCGCAACTACAAGAGTGCTCGTCATGCAGCCCTAGCAGATAATTTTGTTCCAGAAAGTGTTTATGACAATTTGGTAGTAGCAGTTCGCAAGCATTTGCCCCTCTTGCATCGATACCTTGAGCTTCGTTCAAAGATTTTGGGGATTTCAGACCTCAAGATGTACGATGTCTACACACCACTTTCGTCTGTTGAATATAGTTTTACCTACCAAGAAGCCTTGAAAAAAGCAGAAGAAGCCTTGGCAGTCTTGGGTGAGGATTACTTGAGCCGTGTTAAACGTGCCTTCAGCGAGCGTTGGATTGATGTTTACGAAAATCAAGGCAAGCGTTCAGGGGCCTACTCTGGTGGTTCTTACGATACAAATGCCTTTATGCTTCTTAACTGGCAGGACAATCTAGATAATCTCTTTACCCTTGTCCATGAAACAGGTCACAGTATGCACTCAAGTTATACTCGTGAAACGCAGCCTTATGTTTACGGTGATTATTCTATCTTCTTGGCTGAGATTGCCTCAACGACCAATGAAAATATTTTGACGGAGAAATTATTGGAAGAAGTGGAAGATGATGCAACGCGCTTTGCTATTCTCAATAACTTCCTAGATGGTTTCCGTGGAACAGTTTTCCGCCAAACTCAATTTGCTGAGTTTGAACACGCGATTCACCAAGCGGATCAAAATGGTGAAGTCTTGACAAGTGATTTCTTAAATAAACTCTACGCAGACTTGAACCAAGAGTATTATGGTTTGAGTAAGGAAGACAATCCTGAAATCCAATACGAGTGGGCACGCATTCCACACTTCTACTATAACTACTATGTATACCAATATTCAACAGGCTTTGCAGCAGCCTCAGCCTTGGCTGAAAAGATTGTTCATGGTAGTCAAGAAGACCGTGACCGCTATATCGACTACCTCAAGGCAGGTAAATCTGACTATCCACTTAATGTCATGAGAAAAGCTGGTGTTGATATGGAGAAGGAAGACTATCTCAACGATGCTTTTGCAGTCTTTGAACGTCGTTTGAATGAGTTTGAAGCCCTTGTTGAAAAATTGGGATTGGCATAA
- a CDS encoding O-methyltransferase, translated as MVESYSKNANHNMRRPVVKEEIVDLMRQRQKQVTGSLKELEDFARKENIPIIPHETVAYFRFLMETMQPKNILEIGTAIGFSALLMAEHAPKAKITTIDRNPEMIGFAKENFAQFDSRKQITLLEGDAVDVLSTLTESYDFVFMDSAKSKYIVFLPEILKHLEVGGVVVLDDIFQGGDVAKDIMEVRRGQRTIYRGLQRLFDATLDNPGLTATLVPLGDGILMLRKNVADVQLPDSE; from the coding sequence ATGGTTGAATCGTATAGTAAAAATGCCAACCATAACATGCGTCGCCCTGTTGTCAAGGAAGAAATTGTAGACTTGATGCGTCAGCGCCAAAAGCAAGTAACAGGTTCCTTGAAAGAATTGGAAGACTTTGCCCGCAAGGAAAATATTCCTATTATTCCCCATGAAACAGTTGCTTATTTCCGTTTTCTCATGGAAACCATGCAACCTAAAAACATTCTGGAAATTGGGACGGCCATCGGGTTTTCAGCCCTCTTGATGGCAGAACATGCTCCAAAGGCCAAGATTACAACCATTGACCGCAATCCAGAAATGATTGGTTTTGCCAAGGAGAATTTTGCCCAGTTTGACAGTCGTAAGCAAATTACGCTCCTAGAAGGAGATGCGGTTGATGTCCTATCTACCTTGACAGAGTCCTATGATTTCGTCTTTATGGATTCAGCCAAGTCTAAATACATCGTCTTTCTGCCAGAAATCCTCAAACATTTGGAAGTCGGTGGTGTGGTTGTCTTGGATGATATTTTTCAAGGTGGTGATGTTGCCAAGGATATTATGGAAGTTCGTCGAGGTCAGCGAACTATTTATCGAGGCCTTCAAAGATTATTTGATGCAACCTTGGACAATCCAGGACTCACCGCAACATTAGTACCTCTGGGGGATGGCATTCTCATGCTTCGTAAAAATGTAGCAGACGTTCAATTACCTGACAGCGAATGA
- the prsA gene encoding peptidylprolyl isomerase PrsA, whose product MKKKLLAGAITLLSVATLAACSKGSEGADLISMKGDVITEHQFYEQVKSNPSAQQVLLNLTIQKVFEKQYGSEVDDKEVNDTIAEEEKQYGENYQRVLSQAGMTLETRKAQIRTSKLVELAVKKAAEAELTDDAYKKAFDEYTPDVTAQIIRLDNEDKAKEILEKAKASDADFAQLAKDNSTDEKTKANGGEITFDSASTEVPEQVKKAAFALDVNGISDVISVTGTQAYSSQYYIVKLIKKTEKSSNIDDYKEKLKTVILTQKQNDASFVQSIIGKELQAANIKVKDQAFQNIFTQYIGGGDSSSSSSSKE is encoded by the coding sequence ATGAAGAAAAAACTATTGGCAGGTGCCATTACACTGTTATCAGTAGCAACTTTAGCAGCTTGTTCGAAAGGTTCAGAAGGAGCAGATCTTATCAGCATGAAAGGGGATGTTATTACAGAACATCAATTTTATGAGCAAGTGAAAAGCAACCCTTCAGCCCAACAAGTCTTGTTGAACTTGACCATCCAAAAAGTATTTGAGAAGCAATATGGCTCAGAAGTAGATGACAAAGAAGTAAACGATACTATTGCCGAAGAAGAGAAACAATATGGTGAGAACTACCAACGTGTCTTGTCACAAGCAGGAATGACTCTTGAAACACGTAAAGCTCAAATTCGTACAAGTAAATTGGTTGAGTTGGCAGTTAAAAAAGCAGCAGAAGCTGAATTGACAGATGATGCGTATAAGAAGGCTTTTGACGAGTACACTCCAGATGTGACTGCTCAAATTATCCGTTTGGACAATGAAGACAAAGCTAAAGAAATTCTTGAAAAAGCCAAAGCTAGTGATGCAGACTTTGCTCAATTAGCCAAAGATAATTCAACAGATGAGAAAACTAAAGCGAATGGTGGAGAAATCACTTTTGATTCTGCTTCAACAGAAGTACCAGAACAAGTTAAGAAAGCGGCTTTTGCGTTAGATGTAAACGGTATTTCTGATGTGATTAGCGTTACTGGAACACAAGCCTACAGCAGTCAATATTACATTGTTAAACTGATTAAGAAAACAGAAAAATCATCTAATATCGATGACTACAAAGAAAAATTAAAAACTGTTATCTTAACTCAAAAACAAAACGACGCATCATTTGTTCAAAGTATTATCGGAAAAGAATTGCAAGCAGCCAATATCAAGGTTAAAGATCAAGCCTTCCAAAATATCTTCACTCAATACATCGGTGGTGGAGATTCAAGCTCAAGCAGTTCTTCAAAAGAATAA
- the ftsW gene encoding cell division peptidoglycan polymerase FtsW, producing the protein MKISKRHLLNYSILVPYLLLSILGLIVVYSTTSAILIEEGKSALQLVRSQGMFWVFSLILIALIYKLKLNFLRKERLLFIVMFVELILLALARLIGTPVNGAYGWISVGPLTIQPAEYLKIIIVWYLAQRFSKQQDEIGIYDFQVLTQNQWIPRAFNDWRFVLLVMIGSLAIFPDLGNATILALVALIMYTVSGIAHRWFIAFIGVLFGVSALSLSAISMIGVDKFSKVPIFGYVAKRFSAYFNPFADLAGAGHQLANSYFAMVNGGWFGLGLGNSIEKRGYLPEAHTDFVFSIVIEEFGFVGASLILALVFFLILRIILVGIRAKNPFNSMMAIGVGGMMLVQVFVNIGGISGIIPSTGVTFPFLSQGGNSLLVLSVAIAFVLNIDASEKRAQLYEELEAHSSNNM; encoded by the coding sequence ATGAAGATTAGTAAGAGGCACCTGTTAAACTATTCTATTCTAGTTCCTTACTTGCTTTTATCTATTTTGGGCTTGATTGTAGTCTATTCTACAACCAGTGCTATTCTTATCGAAGAAGGTAAAAGTGCCCTCCAATTGGTTCGAAGTCAGGGAATGTTTTGGGTATTTAGTTTAATATTGATTGCCTTGATTTATAAGCTGAAACTGAATTTTTTAAGAAAAGAACGACTGTTATTTATTGTTATGTTTGTTGAGCTGATTCTCTTAGCTCTGGCTCGGTTAATTGGTACGCCAGTCAATGGAGCCTATGGTTGGATTTCAGTAGGACCTTTGACTATTCAGCCAGCGGAGTATTTGAAGATTATCATCGTCTGGTACTTGGCCCAACGTTTTTCAAAACAACAGGATGAAATTGGTATTTACGATTTTCAAGTTTTAACTCAAAATCAATGGATTCCTCGAGCTTTTAATGATTGGCGTTTTGTCCTCTTGGTAATGATAGGAAGTTTGGCTATTTTCCCAGATCTGGGGAATGCGACTATCCTAGCGCTGGTTGCCTTGATTATGTACACAGTCAGTGGGATTGCTCATCGTTGGTTTATAGCATTTATTGGTGTATTGTTTGGAGTTTCAGCCTTATCCTTATCAGCTATTTCTATGATTGGGGTTGATAAGTTTTCAAAAGTTCCAATATTTGGTTACGTTGCTAAGCGTTTCAGTGCCTACTTTAATCCCTTTGCTGATTTGGCAGGAGCAGGCCACCAACTTGCAAATTCCTACTTTGCCATGGTAAATGGTGGTTGGTTTGGTCTAGGATTAGGAAATTCAATCGAAAAACGTGGTTATTTACCAGAGGCCCATACAGACTTTGTATTTTCAATTGTCATTGAAGAGTTTGGATTTGTGGGAGCCAGCTTGATTTTAGCCCTTGTCTTTTTCCTGATTTTGCGGATTATCCTAGTCGGTATTCGTGCTAAGAATCCCTTTAATTCCATGATGGCGATTGGGGTTGGGGGGATGATGTTGGTACAGGTCTTTGTCAATATCGGTGGAATTTCTGGCATTATTCCTTCGACAGGAGTAACCTTCCCCTTCTTATCACAAGGAGGGAACAGTCTCCTAGTCTTGTCTGTAGCCATCGCCTTTGTCTTAAATATTGATGCAAGTGAAAAACGTGCCCAATTATATGAGGAGTTAGAAGCTCACTCATCAAACAATATGTAG